From one Mytilus edulis chromosome 1, xbMytEdul2.2, whole genome shotgun sequence genomic stretch:
- the LOC139484630 gene encoding ADP-ribosylarginine hydrolase Tri1-like, with translation MATDDNKHHEQPSPEVMDRILGTLYGGCIGDAIGILSEFLTKEEAKEHYGPVAKKLEYSHKSLVDDDHRIRWEEGDWTDDSDQMVLIMRSLVDCDGKVDLSDFAGKLTNWVKYGYKELKDWCGLGIGTLTAKVTAYPDYLKDPEEAARAIWEHQGKQVASNGAVMRTSIVGVHNYWNTDEVVKNAIEITKTTHYDPRCQASSVAVSVAIATMLQGNHRDKKGHFKVKDVINEAYEHASKCLETDEEKKDLLFYLECEKIKELNLDESKKIGYTYKTMGAGFWALKQSNFRKAITKVMLQGGDADTNACVGGGLLGCKLGMSALPESWVTKLLHKEWLDNEFKRYFKLMKWEWNDKPKGK, from the exons ATGGCTACCGACGATAATAAGCAT CATGAGCAGCCGTCACCCGAAGTTATGGATAGAATATTGGGTACTTTATATGGCGGGTGTATTGGAGATGCTATAGGTATACTATCCGAATTTTTAACAAAGGAGGAAGCAAAAGAG CATTACGGACCAGTGGCTAAAAAACTTGAATACTCTCACAAGAGTCTGGTTGACGATGACCACAGGATTAGATGGGAAGAAGGAGATTGGACAGATGACAGTGACCAGATGGTACTGATCATGAGATCGTTGGTGGACTGTGATGGAAAG GTGGACCTTAGTGACTTTGCAGGCAAATTAACAAATTGGGTAAAGTATGGATACAAAGAACTGAAGGATTGGTGTGGATTGGGTATAGGTACTTTAACAGCAAAAGTAACAGCATATCCTGATTATCTAAAAGATCCAGAAGAG GCTGCTCGTGCAATTTGGGAACACCAAGGTAAACAGGTTGCATCTAATGGTGCTGTGATGAGGACCTCAATTGTTGGTGTTCATAACTACTGGAATACGGATGAGGTTGTCAAGAATGCaatagaaattacaaaaactaCGCATTATGATCCAAG ATGTCAAGCATCATCAGTGGCTGTATCCGTTGCTATAGCAACAATGCTGCAAGGAAATCATAGAGACAAGAAAGGTCATTTCAAAGTCAAAGACGTAATTAACGAAGCTTATGAGCATGCATCCAAATGCTTAGAAACTGACGAAGAAaagaaagacttattgttttattTGGAATGTGAAAAGATTAAGGAATTAAATCTAGAtgaatccaagaaaattggttaCACGTACAAAACTATGGGAGCAGGATTTTGGGCATTAAAGCAGAGCAATTTCCGGAAGGCAATCACTAAAGTCATGCTGCAG GGTGGTGATGCAGACACCAATGCCTGTGTTGGAGGTGGTTTACTGGGATGTAAACTTGGAATGTCTGCCTTACCAGAATCATGGGTGacaaaacttttacacaaggaGTGGTTAGACAATGAATTTAAAAG atattttaagttaatgaaatggGAATGGAATGATAAACCAAAAGGAAAATGA